One Callospermophilus lateralis isolate mCalLat2 chromosome 6, mCalLat2.hap1, whole genome shotgun sequence genomic region harbors:
- the Dynlt1 gene encoding dynein light chain Tctex-type 1, whose product MEDFQAAEETAFVVDEVSNIVKEAIESAIGGNAYQHSKVNQWTTNVVEQTLSQLTKLGKPFKYIVTCVIMQKNGAGLHTASSCFWDSSTDGSCTVRWENKTMYCIVSAFGLSI is encoded by the exons ATGGAAGACTTCCAGGCTGCAGAGGAG ACTGCTTTTGTTGTTGATGAAGTGAGCAACATTGTCAAAGAG GCTATAGAAAGTGCCATCGGCGGTAATGCTTACCAGCACAGCAAAGTCAACCAGTGGACTACAAATGTCGTAGAACAAACCTTAAGCCAACTCACCAAGCTGGGAAAACCATTTAAATATATCG TGACCTGTGTAATTATGCAAAAGAATGGAGCTGGGTTACACACGGCAAGTTCCTGCTTCTGGGACAGCTCTACTGATG GGAGCTGCACTGTGCGATGGGAGAACAAGACCATGTACTGCATTGTCAGCGCCTTTGGACTGTCCATCTGA